In the Malaya genurostris strain Urasoe2022 chromosome 1, Malgen_1.1, whole genome shotgun sequence genome, one interval contains:
- the LOC131426544 gene encoding rab GTPase-binding effector protein 1 isoform X1 codes for MLEPNSDLKQQPQQQQQQQLEVDNNLGNAVPTQTKTTQEVTMVRELQQELKRTRDEFNQQRAKMKEIYLAKEAECKRLAKEANLVRKELEESKSQMMVIEYSREKDQEEQNRRTQEEINTLQQLVQETVDESTFCQAEIRRLAEENERLKTEQQELKEALVSAQQDSPGLAPVLNQAKKIMRKLGASDSGSHDSLEDSMRKVNKYAQEDAEVLRSLVVPLEEEIKTLKEKLRNAYEEMENQRGDGSRKPPESALVGMLKEAGKIDAKTETVTENAKVEPATSSSAVACEMCSTGEEKLAQCQELLNGEKLKVLQLEKSVERMKEELAKEGAMRGDLETQWQQKREEHKTEVQRLSEQTSKAEQELCKLRKGYGQLKQSVNDELQKLTEEREQVYRHLDMLQKDNDFLSGKYLENSEMLKDQEINLPQNIDELHELVLTLHENLIVTKTGCEFAERKTMSMQDEVTLLRDQQHLRERDLRRVERDYSNKLTQQEEQLRQQYQHYQKLAALKEDLERADTENKRQISDLRMQTIELQATNEKLDKQNADLRNKMSVLQEDLANNEAVQKDFVKLSQSLQMQLEKIRSADTQVRWQDEDDVDQCPNCRKEFTVTRRKQHCRHCGTIYCQPCLAKTVPSGTNRRPARVCDVCHTLLVQDTAPYFSREPPQSP; via the exons ATGCTGGAGCCAAATAGTGATCTGAAACAGCAaccacaacagcagcagcagcaacagctagAGGTAGATAATAATCTCGGGAATGCAGTTCCGACCCAAACGAAAACCACACAGGAAGTGACAATGGTTCGTGAATTGCAGCAGGAACTGAAACGTACCCGCGATGAGTTCAATCAACAGCGAGCTAAGATGAAAGAAATATATCTAGCCAAAGAAG CGGAATGCAAGCGGCTGGCTAAGGAAGCAAACCTTGTCCGGAAGGAGCTGGAAGAGAGCAAATCGCAGATGATGGTCATCGAGTACAGTCGGGAGAAAGACCAGGAGGAACAGAACCGACGGACGCAGGAGGAAATTAATACCCTGCAACAACTGGTGCAGGAAACGGTTGATGAATCCACCTTCTGTCAGGCCGAGATACGACGACTGGCGGAGGAAAATGAACGACTGAAAACCGAACAGCAGGAACTGAAGGAGGCACTGGTATCAGCGCAACAG GATTCACCTGGACTGGCACCGGTGCTCAATCAGGCTAAGAAGATTATGCGCAAGCTCGGTGCATCGGACTCCGGTAGTCACGACAGCCTGGAGGATTCGATGCGGAAGGTAAACAAATAT GCTCAGGAAGATGCGGAAGTTCTGCGATCGCTGGTGGTGCCCCTGGAAGAGGAGATAAAAACGCTGAAAGAGAAACTACGCAACGCCTACGAggaaatggaaaatcaacgGGGAGACGGTAGTCGGAAACCGCCGGAATCCGCTCTGGTAGGAATGTTGAAGGAAGCGGGTAAAATCGACGCTAAAACTGAAACCGTAACTGAAAATGCTAAGGTTGAACCGGCAACGTCGTCATCGGCTGTAGCATGCGAAATGTGTTCCACCGGTGAGGAAAAATTGGCCCAATGCCAAGAGTTGTTGAATGGTGAGAAGTTGAAGGTGCTGCAGCTGGAGAAAAGTGTCGAACGGATGAAAGAAGAACTGGCCAAGGAAGGAGCCATGCGTGGTGATTTGGAAACGCAGTGGCAACAGAAACGGGAAGAGCACAAAACCGAAGTGCAACGATTGAGCGAACAGACCAGCAAAGCGGAACAGGAACTGTGCAAGCTGCGGAAAGGTTACGGACAGTTGAAGCAAAGCGTCAATGACGAACTGCAGAAGCTTACGGAAGAACGGGAACAG GTCTATCGACATCTGGACATGCTCCAGAAGGATAATGACTTTCTGTCCGGAAAATATCTGGAGAATTCGGAAATGCTCAAAGATCAGGAGATTAACCTACCCCAGAACATCGATGAGTTGCACGAGCTAGTGCTGACGCTGCACGAGAATCTGATTGTCACCAAAACCGGTTGTGAGTTTGCCGAGCGGAAAACGATGAGTATGCAGGATGAAGTCACGTTGCTACGGGACCAGCAGCACCTGCGCGAGCGTGATTTGCGTCGTGTAGAAAGAGATTACTCCAACAAATTGACGCAACAGGAGGAACAACTGCGCCAGCAGTATCAGCATTATCAGAAGTTGGCCGCCTTGAAGGAGGATTTGGAACGAGCCGACACGGAAAACAAACGACAAATATCCGACCTACGAATGCAAACGATCGAACTACAGGCAACCAATGAGAAGTTGGACAAGCAGAATGCCGATCTGCGCAATAAGATGAGTGTCCTGCAGGAGGATTTGGCCAACAACGAAGCCGTACAGAAGGACTTTGTAAAGTTATCGCAATCGCTGCAGATGCAACTGGAGAAGATCCGTTCGGCCGATACCCAGGTTCGCTGGCAGGACGAGGACGATGTCGATCAGTGTCCGAATTGTCGGAAAGAATTCACGGTGACACGGCGAAAACAGCACTGTCGCCATTGTGGAACCATCTACTGTCAGCCCTGTCTGGCGAAAACGGTTCCTTCCGGTACCAATCGGCGACCAGCGCGGGTTTGCGATGTGTGCCATACGCTGCTGGTTCAGGACACGGCTCCGTACTTCAGCCGGGAACCACCGCAATCGCCGTAG
- the LOC131426545 gene encoding uncharacterized protein LOC131426545: MASSLNRFFTKKIDPTVFEYKEEDVSASSSETDSIPEEDDDVSSDEQPAVTFAKKLRRDSANGGIALERNPTRRPNPKISNRNALLARENRKRKKEHVENLEKEVDELKELNSKLRKEMKRKTKLVTQLTRERNYLKNVIANKTGIMAVLNSISKGGFPITSSGLSYVTDATRTRTGGSSSDEGFGSPRPRPADGEDSYNTHGLAAQEVLFDEEFSRLPDVDELLSTMTSNEQIITTEHNYFELNNAASVESCSTGAEAGGVCVHIVPGGRVSVEFCASCALSSHRAWLEDDQER; this comes from the exons ATGGCCTCGTCATTGAACCGCTTTTTTACCAAGAAAATCGATCCTACCGTCTTCGAGTACAAGGAAGAAGATGTATCCGCAAGTAGTAGCGAAACGGACAGCATCCCGGAGGAAGACGACGATGTTTCTAGTGATGAGCAACCGGCAGTTACTTTCGCTAAGAAGCTAAGACGCGACTCTGCGAACGGTGGCATAGCGCTAGAACGTAACCCAACAAGACGGCCGAATCCTAAAATTTCCAATCGAAATGCATTGTTGGCACGGGAAAATCGCAAACGCAAGAAGGAACATGTCGAGAATCTCGAGAAAGAAGTTGACGAACTAAAGGAACTAAACAGCAAACTTCGTAAAGAGATGAAGAGAAAGACCAAACTGGTGACGCAATTGACCAGAGAAAGgaactatttgaaaaatgtaATTGCTAACAAAACCGGTATTATGGCAGTGTTGAATTCAATCAGTAAGGGTGGCTTTCCCATAACATCATCCGGACTTAGTTATGTGACCGATGCAACAAGAACACGAACGGGCGGCAGCAGCAGTGACGAAGGCTTCGGATCACCACGTCCGAGGCCTGCCGATGGGGAGGACAGTTACAACACGCACG GTTTGGCAGCGCAGGAAGTGTTGTTTGACGAAGAATTCAGTCGACTGCCGGACGTGGACGAGCTTCTGTCGACGATGACGAGTAATGAGCAAATAATTACCACCGAACATAACTATTTTGAGCTGAATAATGCAGCCTCGGTGGAATCCTGTTCTACGGGAGCTGAGGCCGGAGGCGTGTGTGTTCACATCGTACCCGGTGGACGGGTTTCGGTGGAGTTCTGTGCATCCTGTGCGCTGAGTTCCCACCGGGCATGGCTTGAAGACGATCAAGAACGATGA
- the LOC131426544 gene encoding rab GTPase-binding effector protein 1 isoform X2 gives MLEPNSDLKQQPQQQQQQQLEVDNNLGNAVPTQTKTTQEVTMVRELQQELKRTRDEFNQQRAKMKEIYLAKEAECKRLAKEANLVRKELEESKSQMMVIEYSREKDQEEQNRRTQEEINTLQQLVQETVDESTFCQAEIRRLAEENERLKTEQQELKEALVSAQQDSPGLAPVLNQAKKIMRKLGASDSGSHDSLEDSMRKAQEDAEVLRSLVVPLEEEIKTLKEKLRNAYEEMENQRGDGSRKPPESALVGMLKEAGKIDAKTETVTENAKVEPATSSSAVACEMCSTGEEKLAQCQELLNGEKLKVLQLEKSVERMKEELAKEGAMRGDLETQWQQKREEHKTEVQRLSEQTSKAEQELCKLRKGYGQLKQSVNDELQKLTEEREQVYRHLDMLQKDNDFLSGKYLENSEMLKDQEINLPQNIDELHELVLTLHENLIVTKTGCEFAERKTMSMQDEVTLLRDQQHLRERDLRRVERDYSNKLTQQEEQLRQQYQHYQKLAALKEDLERADTENKRQISDLRMQTIELQATNEKLDKQNADLRNKMSVLQEDLANNEAVQKDFVKLSQSLQMQLEKIRSADTQVRWQDEDDVDQCPNCRKEFTVTRRKQHCRHCGTIYCQPCLAKTVPSGTNRRPARVCDVCHTLLVQDTAPYFSREPPQSP, from the exons ATGCTGGAGCCAAATAGTGATCTGAAACAGCAaccacaacagcagcagcagcaacagctagAGGTAGATAATAATCTCGGGAATGCAGTTCCGACCCAAACGAAAACCACACAGGAAGTGACAATGGTTCGTGAATTGCAGCAGGAACTGAAACGTACCCGCGATGAGTTCAATCAACAGCGAGCTAAGATGAAAGAAATATATCTAGCCAAAGAAG CGGAATGCAAGCGGCTGGCTAAGGAAGCAAACCTTGTCCGGAAGGAGCTGGAAGAGAGCAAATCGCAGATGATGGTCATCGAGTACAGTCGGGAGAAAGACCAGGAGGAACAGAACCGACGGACGCAGGAGGAAATTAATACCCTGCAACAACTGGTGCAGGAAACGGTTGATGAATCCACCTTCTGTCAGGCCGAGATACGACGACTGGCGGAGGAAAATGAACGACTGAAAACCGAACAGCAGGAACTGAAGGAGGCACTGGTATCAGCGCAACAG GATTCACCTGGACTGGCACCGGTGCTCAATCAGGCTAAGAAGATTATGCGCAAGCTCGGTGCATCGGACTCCGGTAGTCACGACAGCCTGGAGGATTCGATGCGGAAG GCTCAGGAAGATGCGGAAGTTCTGCGATCGCTGGTGGTGCCCCTGGAAGAGGAGATAAAAACGCTGAAAGAGAAACTACGCAACGCCTACGAggaaatggaaaatcaacgGGGAGACGGTAGTCGGAAACCGCCGGAATCCGCTCTGGTAGGAATGTTGAAGGAAGCGGGTAAAATCGACGCTAAAACTGAAACCGTAACTGAAAATGCTAAGGTTGAACCGGCAACGTCGTCATCGGCTGTAGCATGCGAAATGTGTTCCACCGGTGAGGAAAAATTGGCCCAATGCCAAGAGTTGTTGAATGGTGAGAAGTTGAAGGTGCTGCAGCTGGAGAAAAGTGTCGAACGGATGAAAGAAGAACTGGCCAAGGAAGGAGCCATGCGTGGTGATTTGGAAACGCAGTGGCAACAGAAACGGGAAGAGCACAAAACCGAAGTGCAACGATTGAGCGAACAGACCAGCAAAGCGGAACAGGAACTGTGCAAGCTGCGGAAAGGTTACGGACAGTTGAAGCAAAGCGTCAATGACGAACTGCAGAAGCTTACGGAAGAACGGGAACAG GTCTATCGACATCTGGACATGCTCCAGAAGGATAATGACTTTCTGTCCGGAAAATATCTGGAGAATTCGGAAATGCTCAAAGATCAGGAGATTAACCTACCCCAGAACATCGATGAGTTGCACGAGCTAGTGCTGACGCTGCACGAGAATCTGATTGTCACCAAAACCGGTTGTGAGTTTGCCGAGCGGAAAACGATGAGTATGCAGGATGAAGTCACGTTGCTACGGGACCAGCAGCACCTGCGCGAGCGTGATTTGCGTCGTGTAGAAAGAGATTACTCCAACAAATTGACGCAACAGGAGGAACAACTGCGCCAGCAGTATCAGCATTATCAGAAGTTGGCCGCCTTGAAGGAGGATTTGGAACGAGCCGACACGGAAAACAAACGACAAATATCCGACCTACGAATGCAAACGATCGAACTACAGGCAACCAATGAGAAGTTGGACAAGCAGAATGCCGATCTGCGCAATAAGATGAGTGTCCTGCAGGAGGATTTGGCCAACAACGAAGCCGTACAGAAGGACTTTGTAAAGTTATCGCAATCGCTGCAGATGCAACTGGAGAAGATCCGTTCGGCCGATACCCAGGTTCGCTGGCAGGACGAGGACGATGTCGATCAGTGTCCGAATTGTCGGAAAGAATTCACGGTGACACGGCGAAAACAGCACTGTCGCCATTGTGGAACCATCTACTGTCAGCCCTGTCTGGCGAAAACGGTTCCTTCCGGTACCAATCGGCGACCAGCGCGGGTTTGCGATGTGTGCCATACGCTGCTGGTTCAGGACACGGCTCCGTACTTCAGCCGGGAACCACCGCAATCGCCGTAG